Proteins found in one Rutidosis leptorrhynchoides isolate AG116_Rl617_1_P2 unplaced genomic scaffold, CSIRO_AGI_Rlap_v1 contig272, whole genome shotgun sequence genomic segment:
- the LOC139882457 gene encoding uncharacterized protein → MSFEAKHWTTTTIALSVVAAISSVSIYYYWNARSKYAELTSKIQQLEASLNTSSKNCAAERQGRIRAQQALRNGLAQPKCDNLEQTAYPLSPIGVVQSCFSTRNGTPRQPLLVPLARACLSFDPARVPPASLEGLEEYSHCWIIYVFHLNTNLDKLWKEPSRSRLKAKVKVPRLIGGKMGLFATRTPHRPCPIGLTVAKVEAVQGNMVLLSGVDLVDGTPVLDIKPYLPFCDSVKEATVPNWLTTENPLVVASVSFSEDFASSLADCWKVAEKNSLYATPEELQRLIEQVLSWDIRSVSQRTRPHSSIKAGNSEESGNTSDLDDYQDEEASDHGNKESDSTSREVLYHLTLEGLDVSYRIDCNGNVIAERVAVSSDVQNSKQNRCNHSTWRDRLS, encoded by the exons ATGTCTTTTGAAGCAAAACACTGGACAACCACCACCATAGCATTGTCAGTGGTCGCCGCTATTTCCTCTGTTTCGATCTATTATTACTGGAATGCTAGGTCAAAATATGCTGAGTTGACTTCAAAGATTCAACAACTTGAAGCTTCTCTAAACACCTCCTCCAAAAATTGTGCTGCTGAGAGACAAGGTCGAATTCGAGCTCAACAA GCTTTACGGAATGGGCTAGCACAACCTAAATGTGACAACTTAGAACAAACTGCTTATCCCTTGTCTCCTATTGGTGTTGTTCAATCCTGTTTTTCCACCAG GAATGGCACACCTAGGCAACCATTACTAGTGCCTTTGGCTAGGGCATGCTTGTCTTTTGATCCTGCTCGGGTTCCTCCAGCTTCCCTCGAGGGTCTAGAAGAGTACTCTCATTGCTGGATCATATACGTCTTTCATTTAAATACAAATCTAGACAAGTTATGGAAGGAGCCATCAAGATCGAGATTAAAGGCGAAA GTAAAAGTTCCGAGGTTGATTGGTGGAAAGATGGGACTCTTTGCCACACGCACTCCACATAGGCCATGTCCAATTGGGCTCACAGTTGCAAAG GTTGAGGCAGTTCAAGGAAATATGGTTTTACTGTCAGGAGTGGATCTGGTGGATGGAACA CCGGTGCTGGATATCAAACCTTATCTACCATTTTGCGACAGTGTCAAAGAAGCCACAGTGCCAAATTGGCTAACG ACGGAAAATCCATTAGTTGTGGCTTCTGTTAGCTTCTCTGAGGATTTTGCTTCATCACTTGCTGATTGTTGGAAAGTTGCT GAAAAGAATTCTCTATACGCAACACCAGAAGAGCTACAGAGATTGATCGAGCAGGTTCTTTCATGGGATATTCGGTCAGTTTCTCAACGAACCAGACCTCACAGTTCTATCAAGGCAGGGAATAGCGAGGAATCAGGTAATACTTCCGACTTGGATGATTACCAAGATGAAGAAGCTTCAGACCACGGAAATAAGGAGTCCGACTCAACTTCTAGGGAAGTTCTCTATCACCTGACCTTGGAAGGATTAGATGTGTCGTATAGAATCGATTGTAATGGAAACGTGATCGCAGAAAGAGTTGCAGTTTCGTCAGACGTTCAAAATAGTAAACAAAATCGTTGTAACCATTCGACTTGGAGAGACAGACTTTCATAA